The Terriglobia bacterium genome includes a window with the following:
- the ispE gene encoding 4-(cytidine 5'-diphospho)-2-C-methyl-D-erythritol kinase — translation MPATIRSFAKINLGLAIGVPRADGFHDLRTIYQTVRLHDVLKIDIARGVGIEIRCKDPRVPADETNTCWRVAERVLKTLKQRAKVVITIEKKLPVQGGIGGGSSNAVATMLGLEKALKAKLSGQERVRIAAEVGSDLPLFLVGGTVLGCGRGEEVWPMPDLPPWDIVIATPEIGVATPEAFRRWDELVKNNGKLTDTGLSDRISKFSRSAFEWLTGLPTTGVPAKGGNRAETLLLDLVRAGIENDFERVVFPEYPELRDVKRALEREGAKFASLSGSGSTVFGLFSAPAAAEKAAAKLSRTGIPAQATKFLNREPYWREMSY, via the coding sequence ATGCCGGCCACGATCCGTTCATTCGCCAAGATCAACTTAGGACTCGCCATAGGCGTTCCGCGCGCCGACGGCTTTCATGACTTGCGCACGATTTACCAGACGGTGAGGCTGCATGACGTATTGAAAATTGATATTGCGCGCGGGGTTGGAATCGAGATTCGCTGCAAGGACCCTCGGGTTCCCGCCGATGAGACGAATACGTGCTGGCGCGTAGCAGAGCGGGTCTTAAAGACACTAAAGCAGCGTGCGAAAGTAGTCATCACGATCGAGAAGAAACTGCCGGTGCAGGGCGGAATCGGCGGCGGATCATCGAACGCAGTTGCGACCATGTTGGGGTTGGAAAAGGCCCTGAAGGCGAAGTTGTCAGGGCAGGAGCGGGTGCGGATCGCTGCCGAAGTTGGATCGGACTTACCCCTCTTCCTCGTCGGCGGGACGGTGTTGGGCTGCGGTCGAGGCGAGGAAGTCTGGCCAATGCCGGATCTCCCGCCCTGGGACATCGTGATTGCGACGCCGGAGATTGGTGTGGCTACTCCGGAGGCGTTCCGTCGCTGGGACGAGTTGGTCAAAAACAATGGAAAATTGACGGATACTGGCCTATCCGATAGAATTTCTAAGTTCAGTCGCTCTGCTTTTGAGTGGCTGACAGGTTTACCCACAACCGGTGTTCCCGCAAAAGGCGGGAACCGGGCCGAGACGCTGCTTCTCGACCTCGTCCGAGCCGGGATCGAAAACGACTTCGAACGCGTCGTATTTCCTGAGTATCCCGAACTTCGAGACGTGAAGCGTGCATTGGAGCGCGAAGGCGCGAAGTTCGCCTCATTGTCGGGCTCCGGTTCAACGGTTTTTGGGTTGTTCTCGGCTCCCGCGGCCGCGGAGAAGGCGGCGGCGAAGCTGAGCCGGACGGGAATTCCCGCGCAGGCGACGAAGTTCCTGAACCGGGAGCCGTACTGGCGGGAAATGAGCTACTGA